The following proteins are co-located in the Rattus norvegicus strain BN/NHsdMcwi chromosome X, GRCr8, whole genome shotgun sequence genome:
- the Mageb5 gene encoding melanoma-associated antigen B5 — MPRGQKNKHRKRLKNKKHNQEKGHPEKDESQDKGHHKRDDSQDHKEAAQDSAAIEEMPPCSSSSVPGKILETPPVSETNSDVGWPSCIPSPVTICSDDLDFDDEIYCQCGGNSLYSEYRTCQNIPCKHCLDMYVAFVEQYVLYKFKMKQLIVRKDLINVIEPKYQYRFNEISKRAFENIETVFGVSVIEIDSTNHIYDLVSNLKLPNKGRVCAGRGLPKTGLLMTILAMIFMKGNSVSEEDIWKFLNFMQVYPGRKHFIYREPRKLITQDFVRLKYLEYGQIPNSDPPCYQFQWGPKAYAETTKMKVLEFMAKGSGVEPSTFSVQYAEALKEENQKIKIRKWYPILAQKHCLGHGHHHIHKVMTPQ, encoded by the coding sequence ATGCCTAGGGGTCAGAAGAATAAGCATCGCAAACGCTTGAAGAATAAGAAACACAACCAAGAGAAAGGCCATCCTGAAAAAGATGAGTCTCAGGATAAAGGCCATCATAAAAGAGATGATTCTCAAGATCATAAGGAAGCAGCACAGGATAGTGCAGCAATAGAAGAAATGCCTCCTTGCTCTTCATCTTCGGTTCCGGGGAAGATTCTTGAGACGCCACCTGTTTCTGAAACAAATAGTGATGTTGGATGGCCTTCCTGTATTCCATCTCCTGTCACTATTTGTAGTGATGATTTAGATTTTGATGATGAAATTTACTGTCAGTGTGGCGGAAACTCATTATACTCAGAATATCGAACCTGCCAAAATATTCCGTGCAAACATTGCTTAGATATGTATGTGGCTTTTGTGGAGCAGTATGTACTCtacaaatttaaaatgaaacaacTCATTGTCAGAAAAGATTTAATAAATGTTATTGAACCAAAGTACCAATACAGATTTAATGAGATATCCAAGAGAGCTTTTGAGAACATTGAAACTGTGTTCGGAGTAAGTGTGATTGAAATTGACTCAACTAATCACATTTATGATCTAGTCAGCAACCTAAAACTACCCAATAAAGGAAGGGTTTGTGCTGGCAGAGGTTTACCAAAAACTGGTCTTCTTATGACTATCCTGGCTATGATTTTCATGAAGGGTAACTCTGTTTCTGAGGAAGACATTTGGAAATTCCTAAATTTTATGCAAGTGTACCCAGGGAGGAAGCATTTTATTTATAGAGAGCCACGGAAGCTCATCACTCAAGATTTTGTGAGACTGAAGTACCTGGAATATGGGCAGATACCCAATAGTGATCCTCCATGCTATCAGTTCCAATGGGGTCCAAAAGCTTATGCTGAAACTACCAAGATGAAAGTCCTAGAATTTATGGCTAAAGGCAGTGGTGTTGAACCTAGTACTTTTTCAGTACAATATGCAGAagctttgaaagaagaaaatcaaaagatCAAGATAAGAAAATGGTATCCCATCCTGGCACAAAAACATTGTCTAGGACATGGCCATCACCATATCCATAAGGTTATGACACCTCAGTAA